A window of Pseudomonas alcaliphila JAB1 genomic DNA:
ATCGACGGCACCGAGGCGAACGAAATCATCCTGCTCAATTCGCACGATGGTACGAGCAGCTATCAAATGCTCGCCGGCATGTTTCGATTCGTTTGCCAAAACGGCCTGGTGTGCGGCGACACGTTCGCCGACGTGCGCGTGCCTCACAAGGGCAACGTCACCGATCATGTCATCGAAGGCGCCTACGAGGTGCTGGATGGCTTCGAGCGGGTGCAGCACTCGCGCGACGCCATGGGTGCCATCACACTCGACGACGGTGAGGCCGAGGTCTTCGCCCGCTCGGCGTTGACCCTCAAGTACGACGACTCTGGCAAGGCCGTGCCGATCACGGAGAGCCAGATTCTGCGGCCACGTCGTTTCGACGACAACCGTTCGGACCTGTGGTCGGTCTTCAATCGCGTGCAGGAGAACCTCGTCAAAGGTGGCTTGACCAGCCGTACCGCGAACGGGCGCCAGCGGCAGACGCGGCCCGTTCAAGGCATCGACCAGAACGTCCGGCTCAACCGGGCGCTATGGCTGCTGGCGGAAGGTCTGCGTCAGTTGAAAGCCTGACCCCCATGCGGATCGTGCCCATCGCGGCATGGTCCGCTTTTTTTCGTTCAGCAGAAGCCCCTTCGACATCTGCCTCACAAACAAGGTTGTGTTGCGTGGCGGTTTCTTGCTCCCGCACATTGGGTCGTTCTCTTTGCCACGACGCTCACGGCGTTTCCTTCGATCCCCCTGGGGCAGTGACTGCCCTCGCGGGTGGTGCTGCCTCTGCTTTTTTTGAGGACATCACCATGCCTGCACCTTCTTCCGCGAAACCGCTGTACCGCATCGACGAATGCCCCGACCTCATGGCCGACGCTTGCGTCGGTGACGAGCAGGGCAATCTTGTCTTTCTCTCGATCTGGGCGCGCGACACCGCCGTTCAGGAGTTCCTCGCCCGCCTGACGCTCGGCCGGGATGAACAGGGGCTCGACCAGTTCCACGTCATCACCGATCAGGGCGCATGCGTCCCGCTCTTCGTCGGCAACGTCGAGAACCTGGAAAAGCGCATCACCCGCGCCTACCGGCGAACGCTGTTCGGTTCGCTGACGAACGTGTGGCTGTTCGATCGTCGCTGCGTGAAGCCAGACAAGGCCAACGCCAGCGCGCTGGCGCTTCTGCCCAGGGATTCCGCTCACCGGCTCGACCGGCTGTGGACGCTGGTGCAGGACACCTGCCCGCTGCCACTGCTCGACCACTGGCGCGACACCGTGCTGGAGCTGTTGCAGACACGGCGGATGCTGACCGGTCTTCCCTTGGCCCTCGGGCCGCTGGAAGGCCATCGGCTGGCCCTCGATGTCCCGGCGCTGACGAAGGCGCTGGGCGAGCTGATCCGCAACGGCACCCTCGGCGCCACGCAGTACGAACTGGCCGCGAACGCACCGCTTCGGCGTGTGGCGTGAGCCAGCCCCACGGGCATGCGCGCCGCGCGCGTGTCCGCCTTCCCTCATCCATCACCAGGAGAAATCCATGGCTCTCATGTTTCCGCGCCTGGCGCGCAACTTCATTCGTAACGGCTACTTCCCCACCGACGAGCCGACGCTGGAGCGGGCCTTGTCCGCACTGGCGCCGTCTCCCGGCTCCATGTCCATCCTCGATCCTTGCGCCGGCGAAGGCGTGGCGATTGCCGAAGCCGCCCACGCCCTCGGGCGCGCGCAGGTCCAGGCCTTCGCCGTCGAGTACGACGCCGAGCGTGCCCGCCACGCACGGCAACTGGTCGATCGCTGCATCCACGGTGACCTGATGGACACACTGATCTCGCGCCAGTCCTTCGGGCTGCTGTGGCTGAACCCGCCGTATGGCGACCTTTCCAAGGACGTGAACGGCAACATCGGCTATCAGGGCCAGGGCCGTGCGCGGCTGGAAAAGCTGTTCTATCAGCGCACGCTGCCGCTGCTGCAGTACGGTGGCGTGCTGGTCTTCATCGTGCCGTCCTACGTGCTCGACGCCGAGCTGGTCGGATGGCTGACGCGCCACCTCAAAGACCTGCGCATCTACCGTGCGGTGGAAACGCAGTTCAAACAGGTAGTGGTCTTCGGCCGCCGGGTTCGCCAGCGCGACCAGGCGTCGGAGTCGGCCAAGGCCCTGCGTGGTCTGCTGCTGCAGATTGGGCAAGGCGAGACGCAAGCCGAGGAGCTGCCGCTCGAATGGCCGTTCCTGCCGTACACCGTCCCCGCCAGCCCGGCCGAGCCGGAGCACTTCTATCGCGTCACGATGGAGCCTGAGCAGTTCGCCGATGAAGTCGACCGGCTGCAAGGACTCTGGCCGGCGCTCGATACCCACCTGGGTGCCGCACAGCAATCACTGCGGCCACCGGCGCGGGCCTTGTCGCACTGGCATCTCGCCCTGGCCTTGGCCGCGGGGGCGATCTCGGGCGCCGTGACCTCCAAGACCGGCAAGGTGTTGGTGGTCAAGGGCGATACCCACAAGGAGAAATCCTTGACGACGGAGTACACGGAACGGGATGACGGCTCGGTCGCCGAGACACGCATCCTCACCGATCGCTTCGTTCCTGTGATCCGCGCCTGGGACATGACGCCCGGCTCCCCGACGCGGGGAGAGGTGTTGACCATTCGCTGATCGCTTTTCCCTGACGGTTCGCCGTCGTTTTCATCCACCCATCGGGGTCCAGTCGCCCCGTGGGGTGCCGTGGCCCCTTCATTTCGAGAGGTAATCACCATGGCACTCGCCGTTCTGTCTCAACTACGCTTTCGGGCCGGCCAACTGGTCATGACCGCGGGCGTGAACAACCTGGTTCAACGGGGTGCACTCGATCCCGTGCCCTATCTCCGGCGCCATCTCGGTGGCGATTGGGGCGATCTTTGCGGTGATGACAAGCGGCAGAACGATGCCGCATTGAAGTCAGGCGAGGATCGACTGTTGTCGTCCTATCAGATCGCTCCCGGCCTGAAGCTCTGGATCATCACCGAATGGGATCGCAGCGTGACCACGCTGCTGTTGCCATCCGAGTACTGATCGTCCTCTGACGGCTCGGCCGTCTTTCTCTTCCCACCCCGGGGCATGCCATCGCCCCTGCGGGGGTCGGTGCATGCCCCATCTTTTTGGAGCATCACCATGTCCCTCGATCTCGACACTGTTCCCGAAACCGCTGTGCAGGGCGACCTGCTCGAAGCGGCCGCTTCACCCCTCACCATCAGCCTGACCGACTTCGTGTCGGAGTTCGGCGACGAGCTGCTCGACTCGCTCAACCGCGCCAATCCGCCGGTCTACACCGGCCAGGCGCGGGTGCATCGGCAACTCATCCTCGCAGCCCTCAAGCGCAAGCTGTTCCCGGCGCAAGCCGATGTCGTCCATGCCGTCACCGAGCTGCTGGTCGACCGCGGCGAACGCGCCGCGATCGTCAATGGCGAGATGGGCTGCGGCAAGACGACCGTTGGCATCGCCACGGCCGCTGTGCTCAACGCCGAAGGCTACCGCCGCACCCTGGTGCTCTCGCCACCCCACCTGGTCTACAAGTGGCGGCGCGAGATCCAGGAGACGGTGGCCGGCACCAAGGTCTGGGTACTCAATGGCCCGGACACCCTGGTCAAGCTGCTGAAGCTGCGCGAGCAGTTGGGCGTACCGGCGCAAGGCCAGGAGTTCTTCGTCCTGGGCCGTGTGCGGATGCGCATGGGCTTCCACTGGAAGCCGGTGTTCGTGCGACGCCGTACCCGTCACGGTGACGTGGCGGCGTGCCCGGATTGCGGCCACATCATCACCGACCTCGACGGCGAGCCGATCAACCCGGTCGAGCTGGAAGCCGAGGAGTCCCGCCGCAAGTGCAGCCACTGCCGTGCACCGCTGTGGTCGTTGATCCGTCCCAGAGGCCTGTCCGCCAGCGACCAGTCCTCGACCGTGCTCAAGGCACTGAAGCGCATTCCGACCATCGGGGAAGTCACCGCGCAGAAGCTGATGCAGAAGTTCGGTGACGCCTTCCTCGCGTCGATGCTCGGGGACAACATCCACGAGTTCATCAACCTGATGGATGGCAACGGCGAGCTGGTCTTCTCGGACCGGCAAGCCCACCGCATGGAACGTGCGATGGCCAACATGGAGTTCGGCTTCGGCGAGGGCGGCTACCAGCCGTCCGAGTTCATCAAGAGGCAGCTTCCCCAGGGTACGTTCGACCTGCTCATCGCCGACGAGGCGCACGAGTACAAGAACGGCGGCTCCGCACAGGGCCAGGCCATGGGGGTTTTAGCGGCCAAGGCGCGCAAAACGCTGCTGCTCACCGGCACGCTGATGGGCGGCTACGGCGACGACCTGTTCCACCTGCTGTTCCGCGCCCTGCCAGGGCGGATGCTCGAAGACGGCTACCGGCCGGCGAAGAGCGGCAGCATGACCTCGGCCGCGATGGCGTTCATGCGCGATCACGGCGTGCTCAAGGACATCTATTCGGAGAGCATCGGCACGGCGCACAAGACGGCCAAGGGCACCAAGGTATCGGTGCGCACGGTCAAGGCGCCGGGCTTCGGTCCCAAGGGCGTGCTGCGTTGCGTCCTGCCCTTCACCGTCTTCCTCAAGTTGAAGGACATCGGCGGCAACGTGCTGCCGCCCTACGACGAGGAGTTCCGCGAAGTCGCGATGGACACGGCGCAGGCCGCGGCCTATCGCGATCTGGCGGGTCGGCTGACCGCAGAGCTGAGGCAAGCCCTGGCGAAGCGGGACACGA
This region includes:
- a CDS encoding DUF932 domain-containing protein yields the protein MQLSSRFSQRSPVLRSDHPLSDDQVRTVAPSIFAETPHESRSQRYSYIPTAAVLAELRKEGFQPFMVCQTPVRHEDRRDYTKHMLRLRHASQIDGTEANEIILLNSHDGTSSYQMLAGMFRFVCQNGLVCGDTFADVRVPHKGNVTDHVIEGAYEVLDGFERVQHSRDAMGAITLDDGEAEVFARSALTLKYDDSGKAVPITESQILRPRRFDDNRSDLWSVFNRVQENLVKGGLTSRTANGRQRQTRPVQGIDQNVRLNRALWLLAEGLRQLKA
- a CDS encoding DUF6094 domain-containing protein — its product is MALMFPRLARNFIRNGYFPTDEPTLERALSALAPSPGSMSILDPCAGEGVAIAEAAHALGRAQVQAFAVEYDAERARHARQLVDRCIHGDLMDTLISRQSFGLLWLNPPYGDLSKDVNGNIGYQGQGRARLEKLFYQRTLPLLQYGGVLVFIVPSYVLDAELVGWLTRHLKDLRIYRAVETQFKQVVVFGRRVRQRDQASESAKALRGLLLQIGQGETQAEELPLEWPFLPYTVPASPAEPEHFYRVTMEPEQFADEVDRLQGLWPALDTHLGAAQQSLRPPARALSHWHLALALAAGAISGAVTSKTGKVLVVKGDTHKEKSLTTEYTERDDGSVAETRILTDRFVPVIRAWDMTPGSPTRGEVLTIR
- a CDS encoding helicase-related protein, yielding MSLDLDTVPETAVQGDLLEAAASPLTISLTDFVSEFGDELLDSLNRANPPVYTGQARVHRQLILAALKRKLFPAQADVVHAVTELLVDRGERAAIVNGEMGCGKTTVGIATAAVLNAEGYRRTLVLSPPHLVYKWRREIQETVAGTKVWVLNGPDTLVKLLKLREQLGVPAQGQEFFVLGRVRMRMGFHWKPVFVRRRTRHGDVAACPDCGHIITDLDGEPINPVELEAEESRRKCSHCRAPLWSLIRPRGLSASDQSSTVLKALKRIPTIGEVTAQKLMQKFGDAFLASMLGDNIHEFINLMDGNGELVFSDRQAHRMERAMANMEFGFGEGGYQPSEFIKRQLPQGTFDLLIADEAHEYKNGGSAQGQAMGVLAAKARKTLLLTGTLMGGYGDDLFHLLFRALPGRMLEDGYRPAKSGSMTSAAMAFMRDHGVLKDIYSESIGTAHKTAKGTKVSVRTVKAPGFGPKGVLRCVLPFTVFLKLKDIGGNVLPPYDEEFREVAMDTAQAAAYRDLAGRLTAELRQALAKRDTTLLGVVLNVLLAWPDTCFRSETVVHPRTRNTLAFVPAQFNELEVMPKERELIEICKQEKAEGRKTLVYSVYTGTRDTTSRLKVLLEQEGFKVAVLRASVDASRREDWIAEQLDRGIDVLITNPELVKTGLDLLEFPTIVFMQSGYNVYSLQQAARRSWRIGQKQPVRVIYLGYANSSQMTCLGLMARKIMVSQSTSGDVPESGLDVLNQDGDSVEVALARQLVR